One window of the Aquila chrysaetos chrysaetos chromosome 8, bAquChr1.4, whole genome shotgun sequence genome contains the following:
- the OAF gene encoding out at first protein homolog translates to MRGPRRRLPALPALLWLALAPLPGAPGPAARAELRVRVRLPGGQVTEESLQADSGSDCISLELRTADGALVTLTADFRQEVKIFRALILGELERGQSQFQALCFVTRLHRNEIIPSESMAKLRQKNPRTVRQAEEVRGLEHLSMDVAVNFSKGAQLSSHIHNVCAEAKEAIYTREEDVKFWLEKGVDGSMFEVLPQTSDLPDLQRCKLCADRWKPCICSYSLSIEWYPCMLKYCKSRDAGGKVSSYKCGIRSCQKGYTFDYYVPQKQLCLWDEET, encoded by the exons ATGCGCGGCCCGCGGCGCCGGTTGCCGGCGCTGCCCGCGCTGCTCTGGCTGGCGCTGGCCCCGCTGCCCGgcgcgcccggccccgcggcgcggGCCGAGCTGCGGGTGCGGGTGCGGCTGCCCGGCGGGCAGGTGACGGAGGAGAGCCTGCAGGCCGACAGCGGTTCCGACTGCATCAGCCTGGAGCTTCGTACGGCCGACGGTGCCCTCGTCACCCTCACCGCCGACTTCAGACAG gAGGTGAAGATCTTCCGTGCCTTAATCCTAGGGGAGCTGGAGAGGGGCCAGAGCCAGTTCCAAGCGCTCTGCTTTGTCACGCGGCTTCACCGCAACGAGATCATCCCCAGCGAGTCTATGGCAAAGCTGCGGCAG AAAAATCCCAGGACAGTGCGGCAGGCTGAAGAGGTGCGGGGCCTGGAGCATCTTAGCATGGATGTAGCTGTCAACTTCAGCAAGGGGGCCCAGCTGAGCTCTCACATCCACAATGTCTGTGCAGAGGCCAAAGAAGCAATTTATACCCGAGAAGAAGATGTCAAATTTTGGCTGGAGAAAG GGGTGGACGGCTCCATGTTTGAGGTTCTGCCGCAGACTTCTGATCTCCCTGACCTGCAGCGTTGCAAGCTGTGTGCAGATCGTTGGAAACCCTGCATTTGCAGCTACTCACTGAGCATCGAGTGGTACCCGTGCATGCTGAAGTACTGCAAGAGTCGTGATGCTGGGGGCAAGGTTTCTTCTTACAAATGTGGCATCCGCAGCTGCCAGAAGGGCTACACTTTTGATTACTATGTGCCGCAGAAGCAGCTATGTCTCTGGGACGAGGAGACCTAG